Part of the Trichoderma asperellum chromosome 1, complete sequence genome is shown below.
TTGAGGCTTCGGCTTTTCAGAGGGCTTATGGAAGGGTATTCATTTGTCGATAGCTCGTCCGCAGTATTGTCAATAATGCCATTGGAAAAAGGAATAAAATCGAGGCGCCTGATCGAGCGCACCGTTGAAGGCGATTCGTGAGGCACCGCGACGGCTTGTGGCTTCTCATCCACGGTGACATCGATattttcctcgtcttcttcatttcttaAACTTCCTCTTGCtccgcctctgcctctgccccCTCTGCCGCCCCTGCTACctcttccccttcccctGCCTCTCCCTCTGCCTCTACTTGAGGTAGGGCCTGGTTCTGTTGCCGAGCTGTTATCTGGCTCTGTCACCACTTTGCGCCTCCCCCCTCTCCCTTTCTTCGGTGATGATGCTCGGTCCCCTTCTCCTGTATCCCATTTTGATCCCAGTAGGGCTGCAAGCTTGATTGCCGGTCGAGCCTTATTCGGTGAGGTCGCAGACAGCGGCTGCGATGGCGATTTTGGCAGGGAGACGCCCTTCTCGACGCCCTCGTTCTGCGTCTCTGAAGCCTTTTTACTACCGTATCCAAAGACGCTCGATATCGCTGAGGTAATGGAGCTCAGGGCTCCCGGTGCCGCGGGCACATCTGCGTTCTCTTCATCGAccttgcgcttcttgaaAACGGTTGTTGACGCTACGCTtatttcatcttcgtcaaggCTTCGCTTCCGATTGCTAGGAGATGTGTCGAGATCCATTGTTcggccggcggcggcaaagaacGCTTAAAAACTGCACAGCTCTGACGGCTATACGCTCATAAACTAGAAGAAATAGCACATTGCGTTATTCGACTGCTCTCGACCTCGAACAGCTTGAAAATCGACCGGCCTCCTCGCAGCGATTTGAGAATGGAGGTTGGTTAACCTAGACTTGTTAATTAACTCGAACACGCGTGGCGCGTTTTCCAGCTGGCGCGTTAATTTAGCGCCGCTGTGCCGGTTTGGTACGTTCCTCGCCCAGTGCCCAATCAGGCAATTGTTGTCGCCTTGGAAACGACGATTTCATTCTCTCTATTCGTAATTGTCGAGATAAATCTATTAATCTTCATGCGAGTTGAATAAGACTTGAAGAACTAGTATATATTGGATTTGAATTTAAACTGAATTCATGTAAATCACCGCGTAGACTATGTAAGGTATATACCAGGATTGACTCCAAGTTCTGAGCAGCTGTATGGTCATAGGAGGAAGCATATACTTTGAAGGAGAAACCTTGCGCTGAAGAAAACATATTCAAGTATTTAAACGGCTAAATTTGATATAAAACTGCTAATGAGTGAATTATTGACTTTCACCCCGCTCATTTTGTCTCCAGCATGGTCCCACCTTTCCTCCGGCCATGATATACACAAACACCTGTGCCGCCGCTTTTGTGACGTTTATTGGCCGGGCACATTGGACTCCTAGGCAAATGTTCCGGGATATCAAATTCAAATCTACTGGTGAAGCTACCGTGTGCGTCTAGAAGATCGCGACGACCTCCGCGTTGAGGTATTTGCTCCCACCACTCACGAGGTTGAGATGCCATACTACTGCTATGAACACTATAGCGTTTCGTAGAGCGCACTGATGGTGATGCTGTTTTTGTGCTGGTCTCGCCGTCTGGCATAGGGGGCGTCAAGGACGTGAAGAAAGCTCGCGGCCTGCCATCTGCCGTGTCTTCGTCCATAGGGGGTGTGCTCACCCGAACGGCTTCCTGTGAGGAATGAGCTCCTGTGAACTACAAGATAAAGAACAGAAAATGAACATGTTAAAGGTACACTTACTCCTCCCGGAAATGGGCTATTTGTAAAACTGTAACTACCTAAAAGCTTGCTAATTAGCTTCTAGAGATACTCACCCACACAAAGGAATACTGTATTTACGTACTTGTGTAACTTAGGCCATGATTTGCAGGAGTTGCAGGAGGCGTCTTGCCCTTGAGCACCGCTCGTATGGAGCTAGAAACGCTGGTAAACGAGTCGCCAGATTCCTTCCGATGCCACGGTGCTTTGCCAAAAAGCTTGCGGCCTATCTTGGATGTGTGAAGTTCGTCCTTGAACCACGTTCCTGTCTTGCTGATGTTTTGAGCAGCGAGGAAATCTTTGGTGCCTTCAACTGTTGCTCGGGTTTGGCACTCATCATCAGATATCAGATCGCTGCAGGAAGACTTGGTTGAAAATTCGATATCTGGGCGAATGCTGATGGCTGTGGGCTGATGGTTATACGAATCTTCACGGTGCTTCGGCTTGATCTTCAATTCGATTTCCTTCTTAGCCTTCAGATACAAGACTCTGGGTGAGAGTAGCGGAGTCAGTGGTGGCCCTATTTTTAGGGACGATTGGGCAACGCTCTCAGGCGAAGGATTTTCGGGGACATCAACCAAGCGATGGCTCTTTGAGCCCGGCGAAACCACGATACTTTCACTCGACTGCTGGGATTTTGACGGAGTCatcgcagcggcagcaggcgAGACAGGCTCAGCGGGGTGCTGTAGCGAGAAAACATGATCAGACTCGGATAAGTATGGCGTCCACACTTGATGAATGGCTGGAAGATCATGTCTGGGTGGCCCATATCTTGACCTTGGCCCAGACATAGAGGCGAGCCGGGATGCGTACAGCCCATTATGGTGTGCATCTGCCTCACTTGCAGACTTGGTTGATCGTGAGCGCCATTTCTAAAAGCGAGCGTTGGAGCTGGCATTACTCTTACGAGGAGAGTTTGCCGCGAGCTGCCTCTCCGCCCAGAATCCCTCCGGAAACCAGACCTATTCGTATCCTTCGCGAGGGGGTCGTGGCGGGTCGACGCCGAATTTTGATGTAGTGGCGGATAAGGAGTTGACTCTCTGTCTGTCAACTGCTGAGCCTGATGGAGAAGTTGAGTTTGTAAATGCGCCGTCTTGCATAGCCCTCTCCCAGGGGGTAGATCGTGGAGGCTCGTAGGCGTTATTGGAGGGCGCCGCAAACGTGAGGAATAAGAACGGCGGACCGGGCGAAGGGGCTGAAATATCAAAATAGCTACAGACCATGATTAGCAATCTGATAACATATCGTAGTGATAATCTCTCTGACTGGTACACACTTGGCGTCCTGACTGGCTGATGGAACACGCGCCGTCGAGCTTTTTGGGTGTTTGTCTACGGACATGATTGATGCCTATCGCGACAAGATTGGCGACCAACTCTACCAACGTGAAACGACAAAACTCGTTACAGAAATAAAATTATGAAACAGGGAAAGAAATATTCCAAAGTTTGAATATGAATCTAGACAAAGAAAGTGGGTAATATAATAACTGGTCGtagaagaagacaagacgaagaaaaggaaggaatAGTATCAAATAACTTCTCTTAGGGGAAAGTTGGAGTATTAGGAGTAGTGAATAACTTAGCTAATGTTGGAATAAAAGAATGCTTTAGGTAGACAATGATGCCTACAGAACCATGGTTATTTCTATCTTGTGTCAACTGAGAAtcaaagaagatggatggaAGGCGCATACTACAGTTGTTGCCACAGAGGAATGGGAATTTGGTAAGGCAAAAAGACTGATACTTCACATTATATTATCGCTCAGAGATTGTCTATTGCCAggatataactttttatttcattCAACAtgttgtaaaaaaaaaaacttggaTTGTCGCACTAGACACGTCTCATGAGACTCAATCCATCTGTCTTCATAGCTCAAATATCCATTATAATAGCTTCCCTAATCCAATTACGCCGAAACGCCATGCATGTTCTCATCAAACGCTGTCTGCTTTTTATAGCGTTCatgcatccatctccattgTGTCGTCGCCGTCCAAGGCCATACCTTGCGGCTCCAAAGGCACTCCACGGCCTCGTCCGGCCAGCAGTTCTCGTCTGACTTCAGGGCCAATAGCAGAGTGACCGTGCGTTAGCAGCAGATCCAGAAGTGCCTCGCGCTGATCTTCCGTGATATCGCCCTTATACCTCTGCGCAAAAGCGAGCAAGCTCTGGTGCCAGATAACGGGCAGCTTGGCCTTGTAATCAGACCCACTCATGACGACGGTCATGCTGTCGCCAGCCCTGGCAGAGGCAGGGTCCTCGGCGCGGAATCTCAAGAAATGGAAGACTAGGGCGTCAATGGCTTGGTAAGGAAGGGCATatttcttctccagcagagtcttgatgaagatgttggTTGCTCCGCCTCCTTCGCTACCCTGAGAGGCCTCCTGAGCGGCAATATCGCAAAGTCCCTTGATGGCCGCGGCGGAGTGCAGCACGGGGATGGAGACTCTTGCCAGAACTGCTGAAATAATGTGTGCCTCTCGCAGAGTGCAGGTGCCGCTGCCAATCAGAGGGAATAGGAAGCCCTTGAAGAATGCGGCGGGCTTGTAAAGGCCCTTCTTGAGAGAGTTGAATAAGTGGACATTAAGCTTCTTCGTGTCGTAGATATCCTCGCGCACCCTCTCCAGAATAACCATCTCGAGGAATCGCTGGACAACGCCAGGCTTGGCGGAGACGAATATTCTGGTCGCTTGGTAGCAGGCGTTGGGGGTCCAGTTCTCGGGCTTGGTGATATCGATAATATCTTCCCAGTGAGGAATAGTTGGAAGAATCTTGAAGGGCTTAGGAAGCGGTCCGGACTTGTAACGAGAGAGGATTTCGCCAATCCTGATTGTTTCTGTTAGCGCCCCGATTCACAGTTGCCCGACGGCGAGAAGTGGCATTACTTACTTGGTGTATACCTCTACAACCTTGGGAGGAAGTTCATATTCGTCGTCGGGTGCGCGAATTTGGCCTCCGCCAGCCTTTGCCGCTTCATGGGCAGCAATTTTCTCCAGGATGAGGTCGGCCAAATTGACAGACTCTCCCTGAGGCTCTCCAGAGCCCTTGAGATCCCAGCCGTGTTTCAGCAAgtcgtcctcctcttcgcctcCCATGAACTTTCTGTATGTATCAAGGTCTTCGGGATCAACCTCGACATCCTCGAcctcgacatcatcatcaccccaggcctcgtcgtcatcgtatGTCTTgtgctcttcctcctcctcgccgaaTCTCGAATCATAGCCAAAATTGTCCACCGTGGGCTTCGCTGTCGGCCGCTCAgcattttcctcttccatcaGCTCACGACCTATCCGCAGAATGTTCTTTGAGGCCTTGGAATCCACAAAGTTTTCCTCAGATTCCCCAGCCTCCTTGGACTTTCTCTTGGTAGGCTTGTTGCGCAGGATGCCGGTCGCCAGAACGTCATCTTCCAATGGATTGTGGCGCCGCCCAGGGCGCGAGGCATTTGGAGTTGTTGCCTTGGGCATATTGAATTATCTGATGTTGTAGACTACAGGACTTTTTCTGTGTCGCTCCTGAGGTTGGGTCTTGGAGTGCGAATTATTGCGCCGGGCCAGACGAACACTTTACTTGGTGGGCAGAAAATCAAAAATTTGTGTCTTATCGATCTGCCACCCCTCTCGTCGAATAGGGCTTAGCGTTCTATGTCTAAGTACCGCGCTTGCGCCTCACCGCCTTTGGACCCTAGAAGAGCTATTGGGTTGATGAATTTGCTACCTTTGACAGCCAAACAATGAGAATTTTTCTTGCTGAATTATGAGGCGTTCTTATGAAGGACTTTGGCGGCAGGGCGGCAGTTATGGCACGCACTTAGAAGTTGACGGTTTTGGAGAATACACTTGCTGGTCAGTAGAGTTCATTATCGCCGTAGTACGCTATGCTTGGTTGCCAAGATCCCAAGACGAAGCAGTTATGCAGTGGAAGAGTACCTATAGGCTTATATGATTAATGGTCTGTACTCGATTTACATGAATACATGGAACTCGTAtaccttttattaaaaaaagcttcaaTATTGAGACACGCGTATTCAGCAACTTACAACTCTTACTTGGAATAAGTGCTGCCCAAAGCGGTTTAGTCACCTAGCTTGACGTCGTTCcaaagccttttttttttcaccccACCACTATCAAAATCCATCAAAAGTTGCCCCTCCAAAATATTTCACGATAAGAGACATTCTTTCAAGCCTACGACTCACTCATAGACCCATTTTCAATACTGCAATTTTCATTTTTAAGATTTGTTCAGTTAAGCACAAGGCACCATGCCGACAGAACTAGAAGAAGTACACCCGCCTCTCGATAATGTACCTGGGATAATGAAAAATAGATGTCGCTAACATGTGAGCAGCTTGTTGGCTTCATCGCCCATCCAAACCCCCAGATCAGAGTCGTCGCCATAGAGAACCTGGTCCCTTATTCGCTCTCTGACCCGGCCATCTTCAAGACCGAAGAGCTTAAACCAGTCAAGCATCTGAAATTCCTTGTTCGGGATCATGAGGTAGGTGCTATTATCTGAAATGGCTCTGCAATGAGGCTTCATCCTTTTATACAAGGAAACTTAAGTTCATTTTATGGACGAAactaattttctttttatctctAGAAAATCGCCGAACATGCTTTGAATATTCTGATAAATTTGACTGAAGACCCAGTGGTCTTGGAGTTTGTAGCATCAGATGAGAAGTTCCTGGAGTTGGTATTCTCACACATAGTCGTAAGTCTCATTTCCCCCGTTTCATCCCGTCCTTACAGAGATCACCTTGCTAACAAGCGCTCTCGTAACAGCACAATGAAGAGCCCAATGCCGATCTACTAGCCATGCTCCTCGCCAACCTCTCCAAATACGACGGCTCCAAAGCTTTCCTGCAGCGAAAGCAGGAGGCGCCCTCACAGCTCGGCTCAGACGACAGCGTTCTCAACCAGCTCATGGATCTCTTCGTCAAAGGCCAAGACGGCGCATACAACAAGAAGGCAGACTATGACTACCTTGCCTACGTCTTCGCCGACCTCGCCAAGCACACAGAAATTCGACAGTACTTCCTCGCGCCTCAGACCTACGATGGCGTCATCCCCCTGACCAAGCTCAAAGTCTTCACAGAGCACAAGTCCGACATTCGAAGAAAGGGCGTCGCCAACACTATCAAGAACGCTGCCTTCGAGATCCCCGCTCATCCGTCATTCCTGTCCGAGTCAGACATCAACATCCTGCCGTACATCCTCCTGCCCATCACCGGCAACGAAGAGTACGATGTTGATGAGACGATGGAGATGTTGCCTGATCTGCAGCTCCTCCCGTCGGACAAGAAGCGTGATTCGGATACGTCCAACATCCAGACCCATGTTGAGACATTGACACTGTTGACGGCCACGCTGGAAGGCCGTGAGTTGATGAGGAAAATTAATGTGTATCCCATTATTCGAGAGACGCACATGAGAGTGAATGACGAGGGCGTACAAGAGGCATGTGATAGACTGGTACAAGTCCTCATGAGAGACGAAGCAACGGAAGACGCaccagaagaggcagaggagcgcataaaggagattgaagaggatgaagatgaagagctggTTGAAGtttgaaagagaaggaaaggtaaaaacaaaataagtacaaaaaaaaagggggggggggggggggggggaagaaaaaagtcgCCCATCGGAGCAGATGTTTATTATTCGCTGTCTTCTTTATGCCTTCTTTCTAGATGTGCAACATGGGCCtgatatttattttagacTAGGGCACACAAATGGTCTGGATTGTGCATAGCTACACTATATATTGCATTAAAAACGGGTGGGTATACAATGCTAAATAAGGATTTTTGGAATCTGAGACACGTAACAATCATCTTCTTTAAACAagaaactaaataataataatcaaAATTGCCCACCCATTCCAACGCCGATGCCGGGCCGTCTCGCCATTCAGCTAGTGTcatcaatcatcatcatggtgCTCCTGGAACACGCTTTTTCTGGTAGTTGGGGTACCCGAAGACGAAGGTTTCTTCGCTGTCAAATAGTCGTCCCCTGCATTCTCTTCTGCGGTCGGAGGCGAAACAACAAATTCATGACCCTCCGACGTCCTGGCTGATTCATCCCGCTGCTCTCTAGACGAAGTGGTGGCTGCCTCAGGGGTTGCCATTAGTGACTTCTTGTCGCCCTCGTCGGTTTCGAGTATCGGAGGCGAAGGAAAACCGCTAGACCCAGCAATATGTGATATATCACTGTTTCGATCTTTATTCAATGGAGAGATGATATTAGACGTGCTTTGAAGAGAGCTTCTCGTAGGGCTTGGCAAGGCGTCATCAGTCCTGCCGCCTGGAAACCAGTGAGAATAACGCTCACGGACGTCCATCGGCGAAAGGCCGGTATCTTGAAGCTCAGCTCGGGTTGTATTATCAGCTGTACAAAGGAAGGCCACTCAGTCAGACGTTTTTTCTCAGGAAGGAACAGAGATACTGGGTACTTACGAAGCTCCACCAACTGCGTATCGTCCATTTCATGATGCTGGGGAGGGACTGATGCTGAAGCCGACGGTGTATAACTAGGATGTAGATATTCTCGCATGTCTGGGCTTATAGGCACTTCTTCTGTTGTTTCCGTGGCGGCCTTGTGAGAAGGAGGTTGTCCTCGGATCCACGAGAGGATCCTcatgccagcttcttcactAGTATTCGTACTAGACCGATTTTTGAGGCTCTTGCGTCGTCTCCAAAGGCAGAACAAGACAATAATACAGGTGAGCGCAATAAGACCTAGAATGACGCCTAGAACTGGCCCTACCCATGATGGTAATCCGCTGGATTTGGACGCTGGCTTTGGTGCCGGCTCTGCTGGAGGATTGGCCGTTTGAGCCGCCGGATAAGGCCAGTATTTTGCAATCTTCTTTTGATAGGGCGTAGCGAATACTTTGCCAAGGGTGGCATTTGCCCAGCCGGAGGGAGTCGGCTTTGTGGCAGTTGCACCACCGGCCGCATTGCCTCCAATGGCAGCCTGGACTTTCTCGGGGACGCCATAGTCACCAAATTTCGTGGGATCATAAGAATCCATCCATTCTCCGCTGGTCAGATTGAACATGGCAACAGGTCCACCCTCTAAACATTTTGGATTTGAACTTGTCCCAGTGAGAGGTGGATAGCCACCGATTATCATTAGCTGGTCAGGATATGGAGTAAAGCATTTGTGTCCTGCTCGCGCGTGGGAATCTGTGCCATTGTTGATCTGAGTCCACGtaaaagatggaagagaaagaaccCAGACGTCGTCATAGAATGGATCTTTGAGATGAATCCCGTCATATCCGCCATAGTAATAGATGttgaagctggagctgtcaGATGCCGTAGCTACGACAGCACATCCACGAGCTCGGGTGCTAGGCCCACCCGTGGTTGGTTGCGTATACCACGTTTTGCTGGCAACGTCATAAATGTCAATAGTTTGCATAAATTTCGGGCTTTGCGATTCCTATATATCTGCGATTAGAATTTTATACTTGAGCGGAGGGCAAATTGGGGGCGTTTCCTACACTGGCTTTTGGGTTTTGGGACACGCGAGTCACATTGGCATATTCTGGGAAGACAACGCCCCCGAGAGCGACAAGAATGCCTTGCACACCAACAGGGACCCAAACTACCTCGGGGCTTGCCCGGCCCTTGATATCAGGAGGCAACGACTTATTGCTCCACGTCTCAAAAAGTTGGTCTGTCATATTGAGCGTTATGAGGTAGTTGGATATCTTTGTTGGACTGTCCGTATTGTCGGAGCCTTTAGGAATTAGGCCATTGGACTCAGAGGTCGCTCCAGAAAAGTACCAAGCCAGATTCTCAGATGGAGCTCTTGCTGCACCACCAAATGTGACGTACTGACTAACATCGTCAGGTAGAAGTCGGTTTGCGATGTATCCAGGTTTAAATCCACTTGATAGGACCCCGTACTGGTAGGCTTCGTATCCGAGGACACTACTTTTGGTTGGGTATGGCTTGATTAGCAGTTCTGGTTGACCGCCGTAGAACCAGAATTCGGCGTCGTTAGCAAGGAGGGCGCCATCGACATAGTTTGGCGAATCCTCGTTAGCTTGGCTATTTCCACCTAATATTTTTGATAAAGGATCTTGTAGTAAGAGGCCGGTAACGTTGGTGTTTGGGGTAAATGCATAGCTCAGATTGTAAGTGAATAGTATCCCAGGGACGTTTCCTAGTAACAGTGAATAAGTATATGGAGACGACGGCCAGGATAATGAAACATGAGCGCTCTGCGTACCGCTACTTGCGAGTTGCCCATACGATCCATTCTTCAATCCCGGTAACCAGGAGATGTCACCTCCGTCAAGAAAGATTTTATCTTGAATAATAGCAGCTTGTCGACCGTTAGCAGCCATCCGGCGTCGAGGGTGTAGGTGATATAATACCTCTAGGTTCTTCCCATGTACATATGGTTGTATTAATTTGATCAGCGACCCAATCAGTGAGCTGGGCCTGAATTGGGTGCAAAAAGAATGCTAAAAGAACCGACTTCATCATCCGGTTTAGTGTCATGATTCCGTAGCTGGCTGTGGAAGCCAGTGAGGGCGAGGCAGGCGTTAGTAGTTGTAATGAGCCAGAACGGCGAGCATGATATGGCTCAACGTAAACACTGATGCTCTAAGAAGGGATACAATCTCAAAATTTACTAGGCCATTGGAGGAAGGAGGCTGGGAAGCTGATCTTGAGGCGACAGTTCGAAAAGAAGGCTGAAGCAATTTGCGGAAAGATGGGAATCTGGTGCCGTTGAGTCGTGAAGGCAAGTGTGGTAATTAGAGAAAAGGCCGGCTCATAGGCTCCTAGCACCAGATGATATCCGCTGACACCCTATATGGGACACAGCTTTCAGCACAGCTATACAGGAGCTGAGGCTGCTATAGATACGGTGCCTGTCCGATGCTGTACGATTAACGAGGTGATCGTGGGCAAGGTGCACAACAATGCAGGCTTTAGGAAGCTAGAGTAAGAACCACTGGCCAAAGCTGGATTAAGAGAGGCCCAGAGGCGCGGTATCCAGGGCGGGACTCTAGGCAAGGGCTAGCTACGGTTGGCTGGAGGCACTGAGGCTTCCAAGACCATGCTGGGATGGCGGGCAGACTGTGGGCCGCATGGGTCGCACATGATGGGAATAAGTGCAAAAGCGAGGGAGGCGGCCGGCAGTATACCGACATGCCCTGTGGCGATGCGAACGGCGCACCTGCAGGGCCAATAGCCGGGATCAAGCGGGCAGGCCGCCAGCCTTTTTGCACTTCTTGTCGCCCAACTGAGGTTGCTTCGGTGTCGCGCTATTCACTTCCGACGGCTCAATGGCGTAAAAGCCCATTGCCTCTGACATGCAACGCTGGCAATCAACAAGGCTGTTGGCCCAGAAATATGTGTAGCAAACATAGCCAAGGTACAGCATAATTTCTCCATGGTAGCAAGAATGGAAGCGAGATCGCCAGAGCTGGAGACCCTGGGCTGAGACAAACATGAACAGGGGTCCTTTTTCCATATTGCGTGATGAGCTGGCTGGAGTCATTCGCCATGCTCAAATGGCTGCTCGCTACAATGCCGAAAGCCTGGTCTTTGAAAAAGAGTCAGTCTCTCGGTGGTATTTGGCCGTG
Proteins encoded:
- a CDS encoding uncharacterized protein (EggNog:ENOG41), producing the protein MTPSKSQQSSESIVVSPGSKSHRLVDVPENPSPESVAQSSLKIGPPLTPLLSPRVLYLKAKKEIELKIKPKHREDSYNHQPTAISIRPDIEFSTKSSCSDLISDDECQTRATVEGTKDFLAAQNISKTGTWFKDELHTSKIGRKLFGKAPWHRKESGDSFTSVSSSIRAVLKGKTPPATPANHGLSYTST
- a CDS encoding uncharacterized protein (EggNog:ENOG41), which translates into the protein MSVDKHPKSSTARVPSASQDANYFDISAPSPGPPFLFLTFAAPSNNAYEPPRSTPWERAMQDGAFTNSTSPSGSAVDRQRVNSLSATTSKFGVDPPRPPREGYE
- a CDS encoding uncharacterized protein (BUSCO:EOG092D33G3), whose product is MPKATTPNASRPGRRHNPLEDDVLATGILRNKPTKRKSKEAGESEENFVDSKASKNILRIGRELMEEENAERPTAKPTVDNFGYDSRFGEEEEEHKTYDDDEAWGDDDVEVEDVEVDPEDLDTYRKFMGGEEEDDLLKHGWDLKGSGEPQGESVNLADLILEKIAAHEAAKAGGGQIRAPDDEYELPPKVVEVYTKIGEILSRYKSGPLPKPFKILPTIPHWEDIIDITKPENWTPNACYQATRIFVSAKPGVVQRFLEMVILERVREDIYDTKKLNVHLFNSLKKGLYKPAAFFKGFLFPLIGSGTCTLREAHIISAVLARVSIPVLHSAAAIKGLCDIAAQEASQGSEGGGATNIFIKTLLEKKYALPYQAIDALVFHFLRFRAEDPASARAGDSMTVVMSGSDYKAKLPVIWHQSLLAFAQRYKGDITEDQREALLDLLLTHGHSAIGPEVRRELLAGRGRGVPLEPQGMALDGDDTMEMDA
- a CDS encoding uncharacterized protein (EggNog:ENOG41) yields the protein MPTELEELVGFIAHPNPQIRVVAIENLVPYSLSDPAIFKTEELKPVKHLKFLVRDHEKIAEHALNILINLTEDPVVLEFVASDEKFLELVFSHIVHNEEPNADLLAMLLANLSKYDGSKAFLQRKQEAPSQLGSDDSVLNQLMDLFVKGQDGAYNKKADYDYLAYVFADLAKHTEIRQYFLAPQTYDGVIPLTKLKVFTEHKSDIRRKGVANTIKNAAFEIPAHPSFLSESDINILPYILLPITGNEEYDVDETMEMLPDLQLLPSDKKRDSDTSNIQTHVETLTLLTATLEGRELMRKINVYPIIRETHMRVNDEGVQEACDRLVQVLMRDEATEDAPEEAEERIKEIEEDEDEELVEV
- a CDS encoding uncharacterized protein (EggNog:ENOG41~TransMembrane:1 (n9-16c21/22o525-549i)~SECRETED:SignalP(1-21)) is translated as MTLNRMMKSVLLAFFLHPIQAQLTDWVADQINTTICTWEEPRAAIIQDKIFLDGGDISWLPGLKNGSYGQLASSGNVPGILFTYNLSYAFTPNTNVTGLLLQDPLSKILGGNSQANEDSPNYVDGALLANDAEFWFYGGQPELLIKPYPTKSSVLGYEAYQYGVLSSGFKPGYIANRLLPDDVSQYVTFGGAARAPSENLAWYFSGATSESNGLIPKGSDNTDSPTKISNYLITLNMTDQLFETWSNKSLPPDIKGRASPEVVWVPVGVQGILVALGGVVFPEYANVTRVSQNPKASESQSPKFMQTIDIYDVASKTWYTQPTTGGPSTRARGCAVVATASDSSSFNIYYYGGYDGIHLKDPFYDDVWVLSLPSFTWTQINNGTDSHARAGHKCFTPYPDQLMIIGGYPPLTGTSSNPKCLEGGPVAMFNLTSGEWMDSYDPTKFGDYGVPEKVQAAIGGNAAGGATATKPTPSGWANATLGKVFATPYQKKIAKYWPYPAAQTANPPAEPAPKPASKSSGLPSWVGPVLGVILGLIALTCIIVLFCLWRRRKSLKNRSSTNTSEEAGMRILSWIRGQPPSHKAATETTEEVPISPDMREYLHPSYTPSASASVPPQHHEMDDTQLVELPDNTTRAELQDTGLSPMDVRERYSHWFPGGRTDDALPSPTRSSLQSTSNIISPLNKDRNSDISHIAGSSGFPSPPILETDEGDKKSLMATPEAATTSSREQRDESARTSEGHEFVVSPPTAEENAGDDYLTAKKPSSSGTPTTRKSVFQEHHDDD